The segment CCGTAGGGGACCTCAATTGAAACGACGCGCCGCACCCATGTCTCGTAATCTCATCACCCTGCTGCCGATGCTGTCCCTGCTGGCTGCCTGCGCCGGCAACCAGGCCTATAACGATGGCCAGGCCATGCTGGGCGCGGGCCGCACGGAACAGGGCCTGGCCCTGCTGGAACAGGCGGCGCAGGCCGAGCCGACCAACGCCAAATACCGCATCGCCGTGACGAATGGCAGGATGCGCGCGCTGAACAAGCTGAATGGGGCTGCGGAAGCGCTGCGCCAGCAGGGCAAGCTGCCCGAAGCGCAAGCGCTGTACCAGCAGGCGCTGACGCTGGACGCCAGCAACGACGTGGCGCAGCGGGGCATGGCCAGCGTGGCGCAGGATGAACGGCACCGCAAGCTGGTGCAGGAAGCGCAGGCCAGCTACCAGCGCGGCGGCGAGGCGAATATCGTGCAGGCGCAGGAAGCCTTGCGCCAGGTGCTGCAGGAACGCCCCACGCAGCGCGAGGCGCTGGCCCTGAAAAGCCGCATCGGCGAGGCGCAGTCGAAAAGCCTGCCGGCCGGTGGCAAGCTGGCGGCCGCCTACAGGAAACCCGTGACCCTCGAATTTCGCGACGCGCCGCTGCGCTCCGTGTTCGACTTCATCAGCAAGGTGTCGGGCCTGAATTTCGTCTTCGACAAGGAGGTCGACCCGGCCCTGCGCGCCACGATCTCCGTGCGCGACACCAGCATCGAAGAGGCGATCGCCATGCTGCTGGGCGCGAATCAGCTGGAACAAAGCGTCACCAGCGACAAGTCGATCACGATCTATCCGAACACGCCGCAAAAGGTGAAGGATTACCAGCAGCTCGTGGTGCGCACCTTCTTTCTGGCCAATGCCGACGTCAAGACGGTGGCGTTTTCCATCAAGACCCTGCTCAAGGCCAAGGATGTCGTCACCGATGAACGCCTGGGCATCATCATGCTGCGCGATACGCCGGAAATGGTGCGTATGGCCGAGCGCATCATCAATGTGCAGGACCTGGCCGACCCGGAAGTGATGCTGGAAGTGGAAGTACTGGAAGTCAAGCGCACGCGCCTGATGGAACTGGGCGTGCGCTGGCCGGACCAGGCCAACCTGACACTGGCCGGCGCCGCAGGTATTACGGGAGGCCTGGGCGGCCTGAAGGTGGCCGACCTGCACCGCATCAACGGCGACAATATCAACCTGGCCATCGGCGGCGTCACGCTGAATGCCAACAAGACGGACAGCGACAGCAATATCCTCGCCAACCCGCGCATCCGCGTGCGCAACAAGGAAAAGGCCAAGATCCTCATCGGCGACCGCGTGCCCGTCATTACCGTCACGACGAACAACGGTGTCAGCTCCGACAGCGTCAACTACATCGAAGTGGGCTTGAAACTCGACGTGGAACCGAACGTCTACCTGGACGACGAAGTGGCCATCAAGATCAACCTGGAAGTGTCGAACGTGGTCAAGGAAGTGATCAGCAAGACGGGCACGCAGGCTTACCAGATCGGCACGCGCAGCGCGTCCACGGTTCTGCGCCTGAAGGATGGCGAGACGCAGGTGCTGGCTGGCCTGATCAGCGACGAAGACCGGGGCACGGCCAACAAGGTGCCGGGCGTGGGAGAACTGCCCATGCTGAACCGATTGTTCGGCAGCCAGAAGGATGACGCCATGCGCAGCGAGATCGTGCTGTCGATCACGCCGCGCCTGCTGCGCAGCATCCGCCGCCCGGACCTGATGACGGCCGAATTCAACTCGGGCACCGAGGCATCCGTGGGCGGCCGCGCCAGCGTGGGCGGCTCTCCCGAGGCGATCGCCGCGCCCGAGCCGGCCGCGCCGCGCACCGGCTCGCCCATGACGGGCGGCGACGAAGCGCCCGCCGCCGGCGAAAAATCAGGCAAGGGTGGCCAGTGAAGCCAAGGGGATTTACCTTCATCGAGCTGATGATCACCCTGGCCATCATGGCGACCCTGGCCACGGTAGCCGTGCCGATGGCGCAGGTGGCCTTGCAACGGTCCAAGGAACAGCAATTGCGCAGCGCCCTGATCGAGATGCGCGAAGCGATCGACGCCTACAAGCGCGCCTCGGACAATGGCCGCATCAAGCTGTCGCTGGGCGCCTCCGGCTATCCGAAAAAACTCGAGGAACTGGTCGAGGGCGTGCCCGACCAGCGCAGTCCATCGAAGCAGAACATCTATTTTTTGCGCCGGCTGCCGCGCGATCCGTTCCAGCCCAGGCAAGAAGGCAGCGCCGCGGACAGCTGGAGCAAGCGCGCCTATGCCTCGCCGCCCGACAATCCCGGCGAAGGAGAGGACGTGTTCGACGTCGCCTCGCGCTCGACCAAGGTGGGCCTGAACGGCGTGCCGCTCAATCAATGGTGAACCCGATGCCTGCCTCTTCTCTACGCCGCGGCTTTACCCTGGTCGAACTGCTGGTGGTGCTGGCGATCATCTCGCTGCTGCTGACGATCGCCATCCCCCGCTATTTCGGTTCCGTGGAAAAATCGAAGGAAGTCGCCCTGAAAGAAAACCTGCAGGTGCTCAGGAGCGGTCTCGATAAATACTATGCCGACAAGGGAGAATATCCGGCCGCGCTGGCCGACCTGGTGACCCACCATTACTTCCGCAGCGTGCCGCTGGATCCCGTCACGGAGTCCGCCGCCACCTGGCAGCTGATCCCTTCGCCCAATGGCGAGATCGGCGGCGTGGCCGACGTGCGCAGCGGCGCCAAGGGCAAGACGCGCGAGGGCATCCCCTTTGAGCAGCTCTGATTTTCGGCGCCGCGCACGGGGCTTCGCGTATATCTGGACCCTGATGCTGGTGGCCTTCATGGGCGTGGGCCTGGTGCTGGCCAGCGAACTGCATGCCACGGCCGCGCGGCGCGACAAGGAGCGCGAGCTGCTGTTCATCGGCCATGAATTCCGCAATGCGCTGGGCCGCTACTACGACAGCACGCCGGGCGACGGGCGGCCCCGCTACCCATTGACCCTGCAGGAACTGCTGCGCGACCCGCGCTTTGCCAACGCCCGGCGGCACTTGCGCCGCCTGTATGCGGACCCCGTCACGGGCAAGGCGGAATGGGGCCTGCTGCGGCAGGAGGGACGCATCGTCGGCATCCATTCGCTGTCGCCGCAGCTGCCCATCAAGCAGGATAATTTTCTCGACGAAGACGCCAGCCTGCGCCGCAAGCAGCGCTACGCGGACTGGCACTTCACGTATCCGCACGACCTGGTGCTGGCCCCGCCCGATGCGGCCGGCGGCGCGCCCGGACTCAAGCCGAAAGGCGCGAACTGATATCATGCCCGCATTCCATATTCAGCATCGAACAAAGGAGCAGGCATGAGCATAGGTGGCACTTCCATCGAACAGGCATTGGCATCGCTGTCGGACATGACGGGCGGCATGGTCGCCATCGGCAAGGACGAACATGCGCAACGCATCGCCAGGGCACAGGCGTTCATGCGCCAGCAGGGCATCGCCGCCATCTACCTGAACGCGGGCGCCAACCTCACCTATTTCACGGGCACCAAATGGTATGCCAGCGAACGCATGGTGGGCGCCATCCTGCCAGCCAGCGGCGACATCGAATACATCGCCCCCGCGTTTGAGGAAAGCACCTTGCAAGGCTTCATGCTCATCGAAGGCCGTGTCAATTGCTGGGAAGAGCATGAAAGCCCGTACCAGCTGTTCGTCGACGTGCTGGCGCGCATGGGGATAGCCCAGGATGCGGCTGCACCGCCGCGCGTGGGCATCTGCGAAAGCGCCGCCTTCTTCATCTACGACGGCATCAAGCCGCTGGCGCCCGGCTATGCGCTGGAAAACGCGCGCACCGTCACGGCGTACTGCCGCAGCCGCAAGTCGCCGGCGGAAATCGCCCTGATGCAGCGCGTGATGGACATGACCCTGGCCGTGCACGTGGCCACGGCCAGCATGCTGGTCGAAGGCATCACGACGGTGGAAGTGGAAGAATTCATCCAGCGCGCGCACCGCAAGGTAGGCGCGCCCCGCTCGTATTTCTGCATCGTGCTGTTCGGCGAGGCGACGGCCTACCCGCATGGCGTGAACTACGTGCAAACCCTGAAGGCGGGCGACACGGTGCTGATCGACACGGGCTGCCAGGTGATGAACTACATCTCCGACATCACGCGCACCTACGTGTTTGGCGCCATCAGCGAACGCCAGCGCTCCGTGTGGAACAGCGAAAAGGCAGCGCAGGCCGCCGCGTTCGCGGCCGCGCAGCTGGGCGTGCCCTGCGGCGACGTGGACCGCGCCGCCCGCGTGTCGCTGGAAGCGGACGGTTTCGGTCCCGGCTACAAGCTGCCCGGCCTGCCGCACCGCACGGGCCACGGCATCGGCCTCGATATCCACGAGTGGCCCTACCTGGTGGGCAATGACACGACGCCGCTCGACGTGGGCATGTGCTTCTCGAACGAGCCGATGATCTGCATCCCCGGCGAATTCGGCATCCGCCACGAAGACCATTTCTACATGACGGCAGACGGCCCGCGCTGGTTCACGCAGCCGGCGCATAGCATCGACGATCCGTTCGGGCTGCGGGCCTAGCTTGACGCCCTTG is part of the Janthinobacterium sp. 67 genome and harbors:
- a CDS encoding secretin and TonB N-terminal domain-containing protein, translated to MSRNLITLLPMLSLLAACAGNQAYNDGQAMLGAGRTEQGLALLEQAAQAEPTNAKYRIAVTNGRMRALNKLNGAAEALRQQGKLPEAQALYQQALTLDASNDVAQRGMASVAQDERHRKLVQEAQASYQRGGEANIVQAQEALRQVLQERPTQREALALKSRIGEAQSKSLPAGGKLAAAYRKPVTLEFRDAPLRSVFDFISKVSGLNFVFDKEVDPALRATISVRDTSIEEAIAMLLGANQLEQSVTSDKSITIYPNTPQKVKDYQQLVVRTFFLANADVKTVAFSIKTLLKAKDVVTDERLGIIMLRDTPEMVRMAERIINVQDLADPEVMLEVEVLEVKRTRLMELGVRWPDQANLTLAGAAGITGGLGGLKVADLHRINGDNINLAIGGVTLNANKTDSDSNILANPRIRVRNKEKAKILIGDRVPVITVTTNNGVSSDSVNYIEVGLKLDVEPNVYLDDEVAIKINLEVSNVVKEVISKTGTQAYQIGTRSASTVLRLKDGETQVLAGLISDEDRGTANKVPGVGELPMLNRLFGSQKDDAMRSEIVLSITPRLLRSIRRPDLMTAEFNSGTEASVGGRASVGGSPEAIAAPEPAAPRTGSPMTGGDEAPAAGEKSGKGGQ
- a CDS encoding type II secretion system protein, whose protein sequence is MKPRGFTFIELMITLAIMATLATVAVPMAQVALQRSKEQQLRSALIEMREAIDAYKRASDNGRIKLSLGASGYPKKLEELVEGVPDQRSPSKQNIYFLRRLPRDPFQPRQEGSAADSWSKRAYASPPDNPGEGEDVFDVASRSTKVGLNGVPLNQW
- a CDS encoding type IV pilin protein; protein product: MPASSLRRGFTLVELLVVLAIISLLLTIAIPRYFGSVEKSKEVALKENLQVLRSGLDKYYADKGEYPAALADLVTHHYFRSVPLDPVTESAATWQLIPSPNGEIGGVADVRSGAKGKTREGIPFEQL
- a CDS encoding type II secretion system protein gives rise to the protein MSSSDFRRRARGFAYIWTLMLVAFMGVGLVLASELHATAARRDKERELLFIGHEFRNALGRYYDSTPGDGRPRYPLTLQELLRDPRFANARRHLRRLYADPVTGKAEWGLLRQEGRIVGIHSLSPQLPIKQDNFLDEDASLRRKQRYADWHFTYPHDLVLAPPDAAGGAPGLKPKGAN
- a CDS encoding M24 family metallopeptidase; its protein translation is MSIGGTSIEQALASLSDMTGGMVAIGKDEHAQRIARAQAFMRQQGIAAIYLNAGANLTYFTGTKWYASERMVGAILPASGDIEYIAPAFEESTLQGFMLIEGRVNCWEEHESPYQLFVDVLARMGIAQDAAAPPRVGICESAAFFIYDGIKPLAPGYALENARTVTAYCRSRKSPAEIALMQRVMDMTLAVHVATASMLVEGITTVEVEEFIQRAHRKVGAPRSYFCIVLFGEATAYPHGVNYVQTLKAGDTVLIDTGCQVMNYISDITRTYVFGAISERQRSVWNSEKAAQAAAFAAAQLGVPCGDVDRAARVSLEADGFGPGYKLPGLPHRTGHGIGLDIHEWPYLVGNDTTPLDVGMCFSNEPMICIPGEFGIRHEDHFYMTADGPRWFTQPAHSIDDPFGLRA